CTCGGAACTCCCCGTAAAACCGAACACATACGTCACCAATTGATAGGCGGCAAGATCGGTAATGCTTACATGGGACTTTTGCGCTAATGGATGATCTTTAGGCACAACGATGGACCGATTCCAATGATAGCAAGGTAGCATGATGGCATCGTGATACAGGTGAAGTGCTTCGGTTGCTATAGCAAAGTTTGCCGTCCCTTTAGCGATGGCTTGCGACATCTGAGATGGTGCCCCTTGATGCATGTGCAATGAAACATTAGGGTAACGCTTAGTAAAGCCTTTAATGACATCAGGAAGTGCATAGCGTGCTTGGGTGTGAGTCGTCGTAATATTCAGCGTACCCATATCAGGATGGGTATGCTCAGCGGCTACTGCCTTCACTGATTCTACTCGTGCAAGGATCTCACGAGAAATTTTAATAATCTCATCACCTGCTGGGGTAACTTGCGTCAGGTGCTTTCCGCTTCGCTCAAACACTTGAATACCAAGTTCATCTTCGAGCAATCGAACTTGCTTGCTGATACCCGGTTGTGAGGTATACAAACTCTCTGCGGTCGCAGATACGTTAAGGTTATGATTCACCACCTCAACAATGTATTTTAGTTGTTGTAGCTTCATGCCGCTCTTTGTCATCCATTACGTTTTATATGATGAATAGTTATAACGCTATTTGAAAAAATTAGACAGAAGTTTTACTTATATAACCAAATATATTGATGATATTTAAACAACAACCACATATTCAATAGCTGACACCAAGCATAGTTTTGGTTAGGCTAGCTATTATTTACTATTGAATTCAGTTACATGTATCAATCACTCTTGACCCCAATCAAACAGTTTCTTAACTGTGAAACCCCGCAGGCCTGGCTTGATGAGGCCCAAAAACCACAACAACTGTCAACAGTGCTTATTGACCATTTGTTGTGTGAGCTGAAAGCTGCGCAATCTGCTATGTACCTTATTAGAAAATATGCCGCTGATGGTGAGAGTAAACAGCAGCTCTTAGCCTGGTTTCAGCCATATGAAGACTTTGCTTATCGTGGGATAGGTAATCTGGACTCACTCAAGGGCAAGAGTAATATCTCCAAGGCTATTATCGCCAAATCAAACTCCCCTTATTCGCAGAGCTTGATCGACAAAATGGTGCTACTTATCAAAGAGGAGCTGCACCACTTTTATCAGGTGCTGGAGATCATGACCCGCCGTAATATTGAATACCATCCAATCAGTGCTGGGCGCTACGCCAAAGGATTATTGACCCATGTACGTACCTATGAACCACAGACTCTGATTGATAAACTCATTATTGGCGCATTTATTGAGGCAAGATCGTGTGAACGCTTTGCAGCGCTCGCTCCTTTTATGGACGATGAGATTGCCAATTTTTACGTATCGCTGCTGCGTTCTGAATCAAGGCATTACCAAGACTACCTAGCCCTTGCACAGCAAATCTCAGAGATAGATATCCAGCCGCGCGTAGAATTTTTTGCCCAGCAAGAAGCAAAGCTTATCTTAAGCAAGGATAGCGAATTTAAGTTTCACAGTGGTGTGCCAGCACTAATAAACTAAGCTAAGTGAACTACTCAGCGACAGCATAGCTGATCACTGAGCTTCTAAGGCAGTTAAGCAAACTGCCTTTTCTGTTTCCTCAGCTCCCAAAGACAACTTTGCCAATGCAAAGACTTTCGTTTTAACGCCTGATTTCTGCTGAGTGCTGGTTGATCTAGTCAACCTGACGACAGTTCCATTCGCCATTAAATCAGATTCACCTATCCGTTGTACTGCTATTGCAGAGGAATAGTCTCGATCACTAAAAGTGCCGCAACTAATGCAGGTGAAATGTCTGTCTTTCAACCTCAATCTATGATGTTGACCGCAGTGTGAGCACACACCCGTTGTGCGTTCAAACCGACCAATCTCATGATGTATACCACCTCTCAGCTCAATTTTGTATTTCGCTAAGTCAGATATAAGCCCCATGATGTTGTCAGCAATCATCCTGCCGTTGAATTTTTGCATACCCGCCACATTTAGGTCTTCAAACACTACAATATCGCTTTCGTTGGCTATCCGATGAGCGGTTTTATGTGCGAAGTCCATTCGTTTTCTAGCGATTGAACCGTGAAGATTATTTAGACGGGATTTTGTTTTCTTCCAGCGAGCAGAACCTTTCTTTTTTCTAGAAAGCTGTCGCTGTAATCTAGTTAGTTTCTGCTTTGCTTGTTTTAAGTATTTCGGGTTATCAACCGTTAAACCATTAGATCCGACAACGGTTTGCTTTGAGTTGATGTCGTATCCCGCAATGCTTTTTAGTACCTTCTTCGCTTCGTCACACACCACTTCTTGTGTGAGGCTAACCTCCCACTTCCCGTGTCGGTATTGGACTGTCGCTGTTTTAATTGAGCTAACTAACTTACGGTGCAAGACAATAGGAACAGCCCCAACTTTTGGCAAAGTAATAGTGCCGTTCTCAACTCTAATGCAGTTGTTATTATTTACTGAGCGGTAGCTGTCATTGTGTTGCTTCTTAACTCGATAGCTAACCTTAAACTTTGGGAAGTGTTGGTGGGACTTCTTTGATGTTCCATTTTTTAACGCTGCGTCTAGGTCTCTGGCGACTTGCTGTGCCGCCCCTGAGTCAAGTGCTTTAACCCATGAAAACTCAGGCAACTTCTTAATTTCCTTAATCTTCGAAGCCATTTCATTGTAGAAAGAAAATGTCTTATCGACTTCGTATTGACGCTGATTCTCAGACAACAGGAAGTTCCATAAACCACGGGCATATGAGCCAAACTCGACGAGTTTTAACTCTTGCTGTGGGCTAGGTTTTAACCTGAAATTGTATCTAAGCGTCTTTTTCATATACTGTATATTAATACAGCATATGGAGGTGTCAAGTATGGAGTATCAACGAAATTCGCACTGTAAGTTTCTAATAGCTATTCATCTCATTTTGGTGGTTAAATATAGGAAGAAACTACTCAAAGGAGGGTTAGGCTTGGTGATGAAGAACTCTCTAATGTCACTCTCTCAAAATTCTGAGTTCGAAATTGAGCAAATGGAAGTAGATCAAGATCATTTACATATCTTAATGACTATCTCTCCACGATACTCCATAAGTCAGCACGTTAGAAGAATTAAGCAACACACAACTAGAGTTGTGTGGCAACTGCATCCTAAGTTAAAGCGGCAATTCTGGAAGGAGAAAACATTCTGGTCTGATGGTTACTTCGCTTGCTCAGTTGGAAACGCCAGTGCTGAAACTGTTAGGAAATACATTCAAGATCAGGGCTAGGCGATTCATCCCAGCGACAGCAGAGCTGATCACTGAGTTTTCTCGCCCAAAGCGCTATAAAAAAGAGCTGAGTCTATTACAACTCAGCTCTCTAAATAGCGCATCTTAGAACCGGATAAGTTCTATAGCGTGACGGTTATACGAAAAAGTTCATCACGAACATAGCGCCGAAAGCGTTCAGAACTGATATGGCAATCATAGGCGGAATATAACGACCTTCAGTACCGATTGGACCTAAGATACGCCCCATGTATTGAACTTGCGAACCCATTAGGTAAATGGCAGGTGCTAAGATAGCAATGTGTGAGCCGTCTAGAATACCTTGGTCAAATAGCGTAATTACAACCCCAACCGCTCCCCCCATAGACATCCACGCGCCAATCAATACCGCTGCCGCCTCTCCTGGTAGATTAAACAGCGCCATAACTGGCGAGAATACTGTTCCCATAAGAGCAAGGGCGCCGGTAATTTGTAGCGCCTTAATGATGACAAATGCCATCAAAACGTTGGGTACCGTTGATGTGGTGGCAATAACCCAGCCTTTTTTAGCACCCTCAACAAAGATATCAGTCACCATTGGGTTTCTAGCTTTTACTTCGCTCATTATGCTGCTCCTTGTTGAAGTTCAGGTTGTGCTTTCTTGTCATCGTCAGATGATGGCTTGCCTTCGGTAATATTTAGATAGATACGGAATAAGTTAGCGCCTACAAACTTGAAAGCAAACATAACTACAACGGCCAAACCAATTGAAGACGATACAGCTAAAGAGCCGTCTGCCAATGTAAGGGTAAACAGCACTGCGCCAGAAGAGAAAAAGTTAACAATGGTTGCGCCTGCGGTAAACTGAAACATGGTAAATACGTCAACTTCACGTTTGGTCAATCGCTTTTCATCTTTTAACTGACGCGTCATTGCCGCACCTGCATCGGTGCTTTGTAGTGATGCAATCAAGGCTAAGCCAGAACTGCCAGGTACACCCATCAAAGGACGCAATAATGGGGTTAATAACTTACGCGCTGCATCAAGTGCACCATAGTGCTCCAATACATTAATAACACCCAGCGCAAACATAACCGTTGGAATTAAGGTTAGGGCAAAGATAAAGCCATCACGAGCGCCACTGCCACCACTACCACGTAATGATGTAGTTGCAACTTGAACGCCATCCGCTGTTTCAGTGACATTATGTGCCACTTTACCAAATGAGCCATTTAGAGTGGTGAAATCGAGTACACCATACCATTCAGTGGACTTCATTAACCCTGAGAAGAACACGATGGCAAATGCAAGTGCTACGTAGCACCCCCAGGTTACCTTTCGTGATTTTAAAGCCGAGTCGGACATAAATACCTCTTATTTTTCTTATATAGAATGTGCGATTAGAGTCTGACCGATCCTTTTATATTCTTTTATGATCTCCCTCAAAGACCAATAAATACGGGGTTTTTGATATTAATTTATATCAAAATATGTGAAATGAATCATTTTCTTACATTTGTTTTTAGGTAAACGGGCGGAATATTCAACTGATTTTATGCATTACGCCAAGCTTATATATGAGCCTAATTGCATGCGGAGGGATTTTGTACTGCTGACCGAGTTCGATAAGCGCCACGCCGTCAGCCGCCTATTAAGCGTAAAAGTCGCCAATGCAACTCAGTTTGAGGCATTAAAAAAGGCTCACAACTTAATAAGTTGTGAGCCTTTGTAAAACCCGACTACCTATTATAGGGTGGCGTTGATTTCAGCCAGTACTTGAGCCGGATCGTTAGCTTGTGTAATTGGACGTCCGATTACCAGATAATCAGAGCCTGCTGCCATTGCATCGACTGGGGTCATAATACGCTTCTGATCCCCTACCGCAGCCCCAGCTGGGCGAATACCTGGAGTAATAAGCTTAAACTCTTTACCCAGCTCTGTTTTTAGAAAACTGGCTTCTTGAGCCGAACATACTACGCCGTCCAAACCGCTATTTTTAGTCAAGCTTGCCAAGCGAAACACCTGTTGCTTAGGTTCAACATCAAGGCCAATACCAGACAGATCTGATTGCTCCATACTGGTCAAAACCGTAACACCAATTAAAAGTGGGCGGTCTTTACCGTAAGGTTCAAGGATTTCACGAGATGCAGTCATCATGCGCTCCCCGCCACTGGCATGAACATTTACCATCCACACACCAAGGTCAGCAGCGGCCTTAACCGCCTTTGAGCAGGTATTGGGAATATCATGAAACTTGAGGTCAAGGAACACTGAAAAGCCACGACTATGAAGCTCACGAACGAATTCTGGGCCAAACAGAGTAAACATCTCTTTGCCTACTTTTAAGCGACAAGAAGCAGGATCGATTCGGTCAACAAAACGCAACGCGTCGTCTTTCTTATCGTAATCTAAGGCAACGATAACTTTTTGGTCCATTTGGGGTCTCCATCGTTTGGGCATCATAGAAAAAACGCGCTTATTCTAACTGTGAAAGCGCGTAATTGTTAGGAAAAACAGATATATAAAGCCGTTTTTTAAAAACTACTCACCATCAAGCCCACGAATAGGCTTTATCTTGCCCCAACTACGACAAGATGGGCAATGCCAATGCAGTGCATGAGTAGAGTAACCACATTGACGACAGCGATGTTGAGGCTTTATCTTGAGTTGCTCGCCAACCATCGCTTGCAGGGTTGTTAAGCTCTCTTTTGCGCTGCCCTCTTCTGCCTCTGCAATATGGTAGTCAATTAATCGATAAAAGCCCTTCATTGTTGGGTTCTTCGCTAATTGATGGCTCAAAAGCCGCTGTCCAGCTTCTGTACCTTCATGTTGCGCTACAACCTGAGCTAACATCAGATCCACCGAAACACCCGCTTTCTTTTCAGTACAGCTGCGTAGGAATTCAACTAAGCGCTCCTCTTGTCCGGTGTGATAATGACAATCGGCAAGATTTGGCAGTATTTCACTAATAAAATCAACATCTTGCTCTAATACAGCCTCTAGGTATTGAGATGCTTTAGCGTATTCTTCAGATTCTAGATAGGTTCGACCGAGGGCAATATTTGCCCGCACGCATTTTGGGTCTTCCGACAAGGCTTTCTTATGGTACTGAATGGATTTTGAAGGCTTACCAAAGGCTTTCTCGTGTAAAGCAAGCTCGCAATAAAAATGCGCAATACTGGTCTTCATGCGATGTTTGCCCATCTTCACCAACAGTGTCGCGTAGTGAATCGCCTTGGGCCACTCTTTGGTTTGCTGGTAGATAGCAACTAGCTGCTGTAAGGCTAACTCTTTGTGCTCCGGCTCATCCGACAGTTGTTCGAATATTTTTTCAGCGCGATCGAGAAAACCGGACGCGGTGTAATCTCGAGCTAATTGAGCAAGGGCTATATTCTTTTGATCTATGGTGAGCTCGGTACGAGCAATGAGACTTTGGTGAATACGGATCGCCCTGTCTACCTCCCCTCTTGAACGAAAAAGGTTACCGAGGGCTAGGTGCGTATCAATGGTTTCATCGTCAATTTGTAATAACTCGATAAAGTGATCAACGGCTTTATCTGATTGCTCAGAAAGCAGCATGTTAAGACCACGAACATATTGACGGGAGATCTGATTAGACTGTCTCTGACTTTCTTGACGCGCACTGCGTTGCCCCATGTACCAACCATAGGCAGCTGCAATCGGAAGAAGTAAAAACAGTAACTGAAGCATAATTTATGTTATTTCAACGATTCTTTTGCTTCAGTAAGTTGAGAACTTGGCTTAGTCCCGACCACTGGAGTGAGTTTTTTAAGTTGTCGTTTCAGTTTGCGCACTTGTAACTGCGAACGAAACTGCATCGAGCCGAAAATAATACCGGAAATGACAAAACCCACCACGAACACGCCACCAATTAGCGATGATAGGTGGAAATTACCTTCTGCTATGAGGTAATTAAAGGTTACAACTTCTTGGTTTTGAGCGCCAAGCGCCAAAGCAATCAGAAATAGAGCCAATGCTAATGCAATTTTTAGGATTCTCACTCAAATATCCTTTTACAACAAGAAACATCTCTCGATTATGCAGGAAATCCCCCCATGACACCATGAAAATATTATCCTCCATTTGCAAGAATGTTACGCCTATCCAAACCCACTAAGTTACGGTTTTATATATACAAAAAAGCGACACTATTACAGTATCGCTTTGTTATTAAAACAGGGAATTACAGACCGAGGTTTACTCTTTCACGAAGTTCTTTACCCGGTTTAAAGTGAGGAACGTATTTGCCCTCTAATTCAACCTGGTCGCCCGTCTTAGGGTTTCGGCCCACTCTCGGTTCACGATAGTGCAAAGAGAAGCTGCCAAAGCCTCGTATTTCGATGCGTTCACCACTTTCAAGGGTCTCTGCCATGTGTTCTATAATATCTTTTACTGCGTCTTCAATCTCTTTAGCAGATAGATGTGTTTGTTCTGCACACAGTCTCTCTATTAATTCAGATTTAGTCATAGTGTCCCTCTTTTAATAATAAAAAAAGGGAGCCTAACGGCTCCCTCTTAGCGATTACTTAATGAATAAGTAATTATTCGCCTTTCGCAGCCTTGAATGCATCAGCCATTGCAGAACCGAACGAAGACTCATCTTGCTTGTTCAGTGAAGCCATAGCTTCTTGCTCTTCCGCTTGATCTTTAGCTTTGATAGATAGGTTGATTACGCGGTTCTTACGGTCTACACCGGTGAACTTAGCTTCAACGCTATCGCCAACGCTTAGGATTAGAGACGCATCTTCAATACGGTCACGAGATACTTCAGAAGCACGGATGTAACCTTCAACGCCGTCTACAAGTTCAATTGTAGCACCTTTTGCGTCTACTGCAGAAACAGTACCGTTAACTAGAGTACCTTTCTTGTTATCAGCTAAGTAGTTGTTGAACGGGTCGTTTTCCATTTGCTTAACGCCAAGAGAAATACGCTCACGCTCTGCATCTACTGCTAGAACTACTGCAGAGATTTCGTCGCCTTTCTTGAATTCGCGAACTGCTTCTTCACCAGTAACATTCCAAGAAATGTCAGATAGGTGAACTAGACCGTCGATGCCGCCTTCAAGACCGATGAAGATACCGAAGTCAGTGATAGACTTGATCTTACCAGTTACTTTATCGCCTTTAGCTTGCGCTTCAGCGAATGACTGCCAAGGGTTAGCTTTACACTGTTTCAGACCTAGAGAGATACGACGACGTTCTTCGTCAATCTCAAGAACCATAACCTCAACTTCGTCGCCTACATTAACAACTTTAGAAGGGTGGATGTTCTTGTTAGTCCAATCCATTTCAGAAACGTGTACTAGACCTTCAACGCCTTCTTCGATTTCTACGAAGCAGCCGTAATCAGTTAGGTTAGTAACGCGACCAGTCAGTTTGTGACCTTCTGGGTAACGCTTAGCGATAGCTACCCATGGATCTTCGCCAAGTTGCTTAAGACCTAGAGATACGCGAGTACGCTCACGATCGAACTTAAGAACTTTAACTTGGATCTCGTCACCAACGTTTACGATCTCAGATGGGTGCTTAACACGCTTCCAAGCCATATCAGTGATGTGAAGTAGGCCGTCTACGCCACCAAGGTCAACGAATGCACCGTAGTCAGTAAGGTTCTTAACGATACCTTTAACTTCGCTACCTTCTTGCAGAGTTTCAAGAAGCTCATCACGCTCAACACTGTTTTCAGATTCGATAACAGCACGACGAGAAACAACAACGTTGTTACGCTTCTGGTCTAGCTTGATAACTTTGAACTCTAGCTCTTTGTTTTCAAGGTGAGCAGTGTCACGGATAGGACGTACGTCTACAAGAGAACCAGGTAGGAACGCACGGATACCGTTTAGTTCTACAGTGAAGCCGCCTTTAACTTTACCGTTGATGATACCAACAACAGTTTCAGCTTCTTCGTAAGCTTTCTCAAGTACAATCCAAGCTTCGTGACGCTTAGCTTTCTCACGAGAAAGTTGAGTTTCACCGAAACCATCTTCAACAGCGTCTAGCGCTACGTCTACTTCAGCGCCTACTTCAAGTTCGCCAGCAGCGTTCTTGAATTGCTCTGCAGGGATCGCAGATTCAGACTTAAGGCCAGCATCAACAAGAACGAAACCGTTCTCGATAGCTACTACAGTACCTTTAACGATACTACCTTGTTGGAATTCAGTTTCGTTTAGAAACTCTTCAAAGAGTTGAGCAAAAGATTCAGTCATTATTAGATCTTCAATAATTTAACGTCCACGGGTATCCTACCGCATGGGGGTTGATAAAATCGCCAGTCATCATCCTTGCGACCAACGTTCCATATGCCTCAAGTCACCTTAAAATAGGACTCAAGACAATTTAGATTCAATATATTTTAGTGCCTGTTCTACCACTTCCTCAATTGAAAGTTGCGTAGAATCTAGCACTAGAGCGTCATCCGCGGGACGTAAAGGAGCAACAGCACGGTTGCGATCTCTATCGTCTCTTTCTTGGATCTCGCTCAAAAGGTGGTCAATACTAACCTCTAAACCCTTGTCTTGCAACTGCTTAAAGCGTCTTTTCGCTCGCTCCTGCGCACTTGCATCTAGAAATATTTTTGCGGCTGCAGTTGGGAAAACAACCGTTCCCATATCACGGCCATCGGCAACCAGGCCCGGTGCCATGTTAAATGCACGCTGACGACGTAACAACGCCTCACGAACACGTGGTAAAGCGGCAACTTTAGATGCGGCCATACCCGTTTCTTCTTTACGAAGCTCAGCCGAGACATCTTCACCTTCTAGGACAACCTGGACCAAGTCGCCTTTAGCGATGAACTGTACATCAAGGTGTGTTGCTAACGGAACCAACGCATCTTCTGACTCAATGTCAACGCCATGATGAATCGCAGCTAACGCTAACACGCGGTAAATCGCGCCAGAGTCGAGTAATTGATAACCAAGCTTTTCAGCCAACATCATACATAAAGTGCCTTTACCTGCCCCACTTGGGCCATCTACGGTAACGACAGGAGATTCTGAGGACATACTTACTCCAGATTTTATTTATATACCCACTTTTGTAGGTCTGTGCCCAGACTGCTGGGCCTATCCTTTCGACAATCGAAGGATATCGGTGTCACGTCACTGTGAGCGCGCCTATTATAGAGATAAACAGTAGGTTTCGCGA
Above is a genomic segment from Vibrio gallicus containing:
- the cysB gene encoding HTH-type transcriptional regulator CysB produces the protein MKLQQLKYIVEVVNHNLNVSATAESLYTSQPGISKQVRLLEDELGIQVFERSGKHLTQVTPAGDEIIKISREILARVESVKAVAAEHTHPDMGTLNITTTHTQARYALPDVIKGFTKRYPNVSLHMHQGAPSQMSQAIAKGTANFAIATEALHLYHDAIMLPCYHWNRSIVVPKDHPLAQKSHVSITDLAAYQLVTYVFGFTGSSELDAAFNKAGLSPKIVFTATDADVIKTYVRMGIGVGVIASMAIDKEQDSDLVAIDASHIFGASTTSIGFRRGTFLRSYMFDFVERFAPHLTRPVVEQAIALKNNQEIEEMFKDIELPIR
- the miaE gene encoding tRNA isopentenyl-2-thiomethyl-A-37 hydroxylase MiaE; its protein translation is MYQSLLTPIKQFLNCETPQAWLDEAQKPQQLSTVLIDHLLCELKAAQSAMYLIRKYAADGESKQQLLAWFQPYEDFAYRGIGNLDSLKGKSNISKAIIAKSNSPYSQSLIDKMVLLIKEELHHFYQVLEIMTRRNIEYHPISAGRYAKGLLTHVRTYEPQTLIDKLIIGAFIEARSCERFAALAPFMDDEIANFYVSLLRSESRHYQDYLALAQQISEIDIQPRVEFFAQQEAKLILSKDSEFKFHSGVPALIN
- a CDS encoding RNA-guided endonuclease InsQ/TnpB family protein — its product is MKKTLRYNFRLKPSPQQELKLVEFGSYARGLWNFLLSENQRQYEVDKTFSFYNEMASKIKEIKKLPEFSWVKALDSGAAQQVARDLDAALKNGTSKKSHQHFPKFKVSYRVKKQHNDSYRSVNNNNCIRVENGTITLPKVGAVPIVLHRKLVSSIKTATVQYRHGKWEVSLTQEVVCDEAKKVLKSIAGYDINSKQTVVGSNGLTVDNPKYLKQAKQKLTRLQRQLSRKKKGSARWKKTKSRLNNLHGSIARKRMDFAHKTAHRIANESDIVVFEDLNVAGMQKFNGRMIADNIMGLISDLAKYKIELRGGIHHEIGRFERTTGVCSHCGQHHRLRLKDRHFTCISCGTFSDRDYSSAIAVQRIGESDLMANGTVVRLTRSTSTQQKSGVKTKVFALAKLSLGAEETEKAVCLTALEAQ
- the tnpA gene encoding IS200/IS605 family transposase — encoded protein: MEYQRNSHCKFLIAIHLILVVKYRKKLLKGGLGLVMKNSLMSLSQNSEFEIEQMEVDQDHLHILMTISPRYSISQHVRRIKQHTTRVVWQLHPKLKRQFWKEKTFWSDGYFACSVGNASAETVRKYIQDQG
- a CDS encoding YjiG family protein — encoded protein: MSEVKARNPMVTDIFVEGAKKGWVIATTSTVPNVLMAFVIIKALQITGALALMGTVFSPVMALFNLPGEAAAVLIGAWMSMGGAVGVVITLFDQGILDGSHIAILAPAIYLMGSQVQYMGRILGPIGTEGRYIPPMIAISVLNAFGAMFVMNFFV
- a CDS encoding nucleoside recognition domain-containing protein, whose translation is MSDSALKSRKVTWGCYVALAFAIVFFSGLMKSTEWYGVLDFTTLNGSFGKVAHNVTETADGVQVATTSLRGSGGSGARDGFIFALTLIPTVMFALGVINVLEHYGALDAARKLLTPLLRPLMGVPGSSGLALIASLQSTDAGAAMTRQLKDEKRLTKREVDVFTMFQFTAGATIVNFFSSGAVLFTLTLADGSLAVSSSIGLAVVVMFAFKFVGANLFRIYLNITEGKPSSDDDKKAQPELQQGAA
- the pyrF gene encoding orotidine-5'-phosphate decarboxylase, coding for MDQKVIVALDYDKKDDALRFVDRIDPASCRLKVGKEMFTLFGPEFVRELHSRGFSVFLDLKFHDIPNTCSKAVKAAADLGVWMVNVHASGGERMMTASREILEPYGKDRPLLIGVTVLTSMEQSDLSGIGLDVEPKQQVFRLASLTKNSGLDGVVCSAQEASFLKTELGKEFKLITPGIRPAGAAVGDQKRIMTPVDAMAAGSDYLVIGRPITQANDPAQVLAEINATL
- the lapB gene encoding lipopolysaccharide assembly protein LapB yields the protein MLQLLFLLLPIAAAYGWYMGQRSARQESQRQSNQISRQYVRGLNMLLSEQSDKAVDHFIELLQIDDETIDTHLALGNLFRSRGEVDRAIRIHQSLIARTELTIDQKNIALAQLARDYTASGFLDRAEKIFEQLSDEPEHKELALQQLVAIYQQTKEWPKAIHYATLLVKMGKHRMKTSIAHFYCELALHEKAFGKPSKSIQYHKKALSEDPKCVRANIALGRTYLESEEYAKASQYLEAVLEQDVDFISEILPNLADCHYHTGQEERLVEFLRSCTEKKAGVSVDLMLAQVVAQHEGTEAGQRLLSHQLAKNPTMKGFYRLIDYHIAEAEEGSAKESLTTLQAMVGEQLKIKPQHRCRQCGYSTHALHWHCPSCRSWGKIKPIRGLDGE
- a CDS encoding LapA family protein, which encodes MRILKIALALALFLIALALGAQNQEVVTFNYLIAEGNFHLSSLIGGVFVVGFVISGIIFGSMQFRSQLQVRKLKRQLKKLTPVVGTKPSSQLTEAKESLK
- the ihfB gene encoding integration host factor subunit beta: MTKSELIERLCAEQTHLSAKEIEDAVKDIIEHMAETLESGERIEIRGFGSFSLHYREPRVGRNPKTGDQVELEGKYVPHFKPGKELRERVNLGL
- the rpsA gene encoding 30S ribosomal protein S1; translation: MTESFAQLFEEFLNETEFQQGSIVKGTVVAIENGFVLVDAGLKSESAIPAEQFKNAAGELEVGAEVDVALDAVEDGFGETQLSREKAKRHEAWIVLEKAYEEAETVVGIINGKVKGGFTVELNGIRAFLPGSLVDVRPIRDTAHLENKELEFKVIKLDQKRNNVVVSRRAVIESENSVERDELLETLQEGSEVKGIVKNLTDYGAFVDLGGVDGLLHITDMAWKRVKHPSEIVNVGDEIQVKVLKFDRERTRVSLGLKQLGEDPWVAIAKRYPEGHKLTGRVTNLTDYGCFVEIEEGVEGLVHVSEMDWTNKNIHPSKVVNVGDEVEVMVLEIDEERRRISLGLKQCKANPWQSFAEAQAKGDKVTGKIKSITDFGIFIGLEGGIDGLVHLSDISWNVTGEEAVREFKKGDEISAVVLAVDAERERISLGVKQMENDPFNNYLADNKKGTLVNGTVSAVDAKGATIELVDGVEGYIRASEVSRDRIEDASLILSVGDSVEAKFTGVDRKNRVINLSIKAKDQAEEQEAMASLNKQDESSFGSAMADAFKAAKGE
- the cmk gene encoding (d)CMP kinase — translated: MSSESPVVTVDGPSGAGKGTLCMMLAEKLGYQLLDSGAIYRVLALAAIHHGVDIESEDALVPLATHLDVQFIAKGDLVQVVLEGEDVSAELRKEETGMAASKVAALPRVREALLRRQRAFNMAPGLVADGRDMGTVVFPTAAAKIFLDASAQERAKRRFKQLQDKGLEVSIDHLLSEIQERDDRDRNRAVAPLRPADDALVLDSTQLSIEEVVEQALKYIESKLS